The Carassius carassius chromosome 16, fCarCar2.1, whole genome shotgun sequence genome window below encodes:
- the LOC132159041 gene encoding large ribosomal subunit protein eL36 translates to MAIRYPMAVGLNKGHPVTKNVAKPKQSRRRGRLTKHTKFVRDMIREVCGFAPYERRAMELLKVSKDKRALKFIKKRVGTHIRAKRKREELSNILAAMRKAAAKKE, encoded by the exons ATGGCCATCAGGTATCCCATGGCGGTTGGTCTTAACAAAGGCCATCCAGTCACCAAAAATGTTGCCAAGCCCAAGCAGAGCCGCAGACGAGGA CGTCTGACCAAACACACCAAGTTTGTGCGCGACATGATCCGCGAGGTGTGTGGTTTCGCGCCGTACGAGAGGCGCGCTATGGAGCTGCTCAAGGTGTCCAAGGACAAGCGTGCTCTGAAGTTCATCAAGAAAAGG gtgggaACTCACATCCGCgccaagagaaagagagaagagctCAGCAACATTCTGGCCGCGATGAGGAAAGCTGCTGCCAAGAAGGAGTAG
- the ftsj3 gene encoding pre-rRNA 2'-O-ribose RNA methyltransferase FTSJ3 isoform X1, with product MGKKLKVGKTRKDKFYHLAKETGYRSRSSFKLIQLNRKFQFLQKARALVDLCAAPGGWLQVASKFMPVSSLIIGVDLVPIKPIPNVVMLQEDITTEKCRQAIRKELQTWKVDVVLNDGAPNVGANWQHDAFSQANLTLMALKLACEFLTKGGTFITKVFRSKDYQPLMWIFQQFFKKVQATKPQASRNESAEIFVVCQGFLAPDKIDNKFFDPKYAFKEVDVQVKTVKDLVNNKKPKAEGYMDGELILYHTFSATEFLKAENPVDFLSKANAITFDNPELESHPLTSPEIKECCCDIKVLGRKEMRLLLSWRSKLRRFLAKKLRQEAKHLDQEMSSNDDDSDIEEKEGKKKSAEKKEEKTAAEEEEEEMEQKLAEMKAEEIAELRRKKKKLLKEKRKQRERVEMKMDLPGVSIAETTDSSMFSLSAIKKSQGLSEITQGDMKGADALVDDQEEDDLHISDVDEDERMSLASDLDSDDLEEIEKKEKEIEKKMPKKKKVAFAAKPQDEGEENGNKLIVELEEKDEKRERETNMWFSKEIFAELDLDDDTDALSELKQTQLLQSGKGKKRKAEEAEPVVQKQEVAAPSQKVNVEEDNSDSDDDDSSDDENEIARMKHASATVDASGEMDDDNFQVVSVEKINKRARILNAEGLALGAQIATSKKRERDLIDGSFHRFANSEDMTEVPAWLVDDEKKHRKRPVPVTKEMVEEYKQKWREINARPVRRVAEAKARKKRRMLKKMEQAKKKAEAVVNTVDISEREKMAQLKSIYKKAGVGKEKRDLTYIVAKKGVGRRVHRPAGVKGTFRVVDGRLKKDTRAAQRKDQRGRGPKGGRGPKGGRGPKGGRGMKAGKGNAKKK from the exons atgGGTAAAAAACTGAAAGTCGGGAAAACCAGGAAGGACAAATTCTACCATCTCGCAAAAGAAACGG GTTATCGCTCCAGATCTTCGTTTAAACTCATTCAGCTCAACCGGAAGTTCCAGTTTCTTCAGAAGGCTCGAGCTCTGGTGGATCTGTGCGCGGCTCCAGGAGGATG GTTGCAGGTGGCGTCGAAGTTCATGCCGGTCTCCAGCCTGATTATCG gtGTGGATCTGGTGCCGATCAAACCCATCCCGAACGTGGTCATGCTGCAGGAGGACATTACCACAGAGAAGTGCAGACAG GCTATCAGGAAGGAGCTGCAGACGTGGAAGGTGGACGTTGTGCTGAACGACGGCGCGCCAAACGTCGGAGCGAACTGGCAGCACGACGCCTTCTCGCAGGCCAACCTCACGCTGATGGCGCTCAAGCTGGCCTGCGAGTTCCTGACCAAAGGCGGCACCTTCATCACCAAAGTCTTCCGTTCCAAAGACTACCAGCCGCTCATGTGGATCTTCCAGCAGTTCTTCAAGAAGGTGCAGGCCACCAAACCACAGGCCTCCCGAAACGAGTCCGCCGAGATCTTTGTCGTCTGCCAGG GTTTTTTGGCTCCAGATAAAATTGACAACAAGTTCTTCGACCCCAAGTACGCTTTCAAAGAGGTCGACGTACAAGTCAAAACTGTCAAGGATCTGGTTAACAATAAAAAGCCCAAG GCTGAAGGCTACATGGATGGCGAACTCATTCTGTACCACACTTTCTCAGCGACCGAATTCTTAAAAGCCGAAAACCCGGTCGATTTCTTGAGCAAAGCCAATGCG ATCACCTTTGATAACCCCGAGCTGGAATCACACCCCCTTACTTCACCAGAAATCAAAGAGTGCTGCTGCGATATTAAAGTCCTGGGCCGGAAGGAAATGCG TCTGCTCTTGTCATGGAGGTCCAAGCTGAGGAGGTTCCTGGCTAAAAAGCTGAGACAGGAAGCCAAGCACCTGGACCAGGAAATGAG CTCAAATGATGATGATAGTGATATTGAAGAGAAAGAAGGCAAGAAAAAGAGCgctgaaaagaaagaagagaagacTGCGgcggaagaggaggaagaggagatggAGCAGAAGCTGGCGGAGATGAAAGCTGAAGAGATCGCCGAACTCAGACG gaagaagaagaagctgCTGAAGGAGAAGCGGAAGCAGAGGGAGCGAGTGGAGATGAAGATGGATCTTCCCGGCGTCTCCATCGCTGAAACCACCGATTCCTCCATGTTTTCCCTCAGCGCCATCAAGAAGTCTCAG GGTCTGAGTGAGATCACACAGGGAGACATGAAGGGAGCCGACGCTTTAGTGGACGACCAGGAGGAGGACGACCTGCACATCTCTGATGTAGATGAGGACGAGCGGATGTCTCTGGCCTCTGACCTGGACTCAGACGACCTCGAGGAGATCGAGAAGAAAGAGAAGGAAATCGAGAAAAAGATGCCTAAGAAGAAAAA AGTTGCATTCGCTGCCAAGCCACAGGACGAAGGGGAAGAGAACGGTAACAAGTTAATTGTCGAACTGGAAGAAAAAGACGAGAAGAGAGAGCGCGAGACCAACATGTGGTTCAGCAAG GAGATCTTTGCTGAGCTGGATTTGGATGACGACACCGACGCCTTGAGCGAACTGAAACAAACCCAGCTGCTGCAGAGTGGAAAAGGCAAAAAGAGGAAAGCTGAAGAGGCAGAGCCTGTCGTGCAGAAACAGGAAGTCGCCGCCCCCTCACAGAAAGTGAATGTGGAAGAAGACAACAGTGACTCTGATGACGATGACAGCAGCGATGATGAAAA cGAAATTGCACGAATGAAACACGCCTCGGCAACTGTCGACGCGAGTGGAGAGATGGATGACGACAACTTTCAAGTTGTTTCTGTTGAAAAAATAA ACAAACGTGCGCGAATTCTCAATGCAGAAGGTCTGGCGCTCGGCGCTCAGATCGCGACGTCCAAAAAGCGTGAGCGAGATTTGATCGATGGCTCCTTCCACAG GTTTGCGAATTCTGAGGATATGACTGAAGTTCCAGCCTGGCTTGTTGACGATGAAAAGAAGCACCGGAAGAGGCCTGTTCCTGTCACCAAGGAAATGGTGGAGGAATACAAGCAGAAATGGCGGGAAATCAACGCACGGCCAGTCAGACGCGTCGCAGAGGCCAAAGCGCGCAAGAAGAGACGG ATGTTGAAGAAGATGGAGCAGGCCAAGAAGAAGGCCGAAGCTGTGGTAAACACGGTGGATATTTCAGAGCGAGAGAAGATGGCTCAGCTCAAGAG CATCTACAAGAAGGCCGGCGTGGGGAAGGAGAAGCGAGACCTCACGTACATCGTGGCTAAGAAGGGCGTGGGACGCAGGGTGCACCGTCCCGCTGGAGTCAAGGGCACTTTCCGCGTGGTGGACGGGAGGTTGAAGAAAGACACGAGAGCCGCACAGAGGAAGGACCAGAGGGGGCGTGGCCCTAAAGGAGGGCGTGGCCCTAAAGGAGGTCGGGGTCCTAAAGGAGGACGGGGCATGAAGGCAGGAAAAGGAAATGCGAAAAAGAAGTGA
- the ftsj3 gene encoding pre-rRNA 2'-O-ribose RNA methyltransferase FTSJ3 isoform X2, whose protein sequence is MGKKLKVGKTRKDKFYHLAKETGYRSRSSFKLIQLNRKFQFLQKARALVDLCAAPGGWLQVASKFMPVSSLIIGVDLVPIKPIPNVVMLQEDITTEKCRQAIRKELQTWKVDVVLNDGAPNVGANWQHDAFSQANLTLMALKLACEFLTKGGTFITKVFRSKDYQPLMWIFQQFFKKVQATKPQASRNESAEIFVVCQGFLAPDKIDNKFFDPKYAFKEVDVQVKTVKDLVNNKKPKAEGYMDGELILYHTFSATEFLKAENPVDFLSKANAITFDNPELESHPLTSPEIKECCCDIKVLGRKEMRLLLSWRSKLRRFLAKKLRQEAKHLDQEMSDIEEKEGKKKSAEKKEEKTAAEEEEEEMEQKLAEMKAEEIAELRRKKKKLLKEKRKQRERVEMKMDLPGVSIAETTDSSMFSLSAIKKSQGLSEITQGDMKGADALVDDQEEDDLHISDVDEDERMSLASDLDSDDLEEIEKKEKEIEKKMPKKKKVAFAAKPQDEGEENGNKLIVELEEKDEKRERETNMWFSKEIFAELDLDDDTDALSELKQTQLLQSGKGKKRKAEEAEPVVQKQEVAAPSQKVNVEEDNSDSDDDDSSDDENEIARMKHASATVDASGEMDDDNFQVVSVEKINKRARILNAEGLALGAQIATSKKRERDLIDGSFHRFANSEDMTEVPAWLVDDEKKHRKRPVPVTKEMVEEYKQKWREINARPVRRVAEAKARKKRRMLKKMEQAKKKAEAVVNTVDISEREKMAQLKSIYKKAGVGKEKRDLTYIVAKKGVGRRVHRPAGVKGTFRVVDGRLKKDTRAAQRKDQRGRGPKGGRGPKGGRGPKGGRGMKAGKGNAKKK, encoded by the exons atgGGTAAAAAACTGAAAGTCGGGAAAACCAGGAAGGACAAATTCTACCATCTCGCAAAAGAAACGG GTTATCGCTCCAGATCTTCGTTTAAACTCATTCAGCTCAACCGGAAGTTCCAGTTTCTTCAGAAGGCTCGAGCTCTGGTGGATCTGTGCGCGGCTCCAGGAGGATG GTTGCAGGTGGCGTCGAAGTTCATGCCGGTCTCCAGCCTGATTATCG gtGTGGATCTGGTGCCGATCAAACCCATCCCGAACGTGGTCATGCTGCAGGAGGACATTACCACAGAGAAGTGCAGACAG GCTATCAGGAAGGAGCTGCAGACGTGGAAGGTGGACGTTGTGCTGAACGACGGCGCGCCAAACGTCGGAGCGAACTGGCAGCACGACGCCTTCTCGCAGGCCAACCTCACGCTGATGGCGCTCAAGCTGGCCTGCGAGTTCCTGACCAAAGGCGGCACCTTCATCACCAAAGTCTTCCGTTCCAAAGACTACCAGCCGCTCATGTGGATCTTCCAGCAGTTCTTCAAGAAGGTGCAGGCCACCAAACCACAGGCCTCCCGAAACGAGTCCGCCGAGATCTTTGTCGTCTGCCAGG GTTTTTTGGCTCCAGATAAAATTGACAACAAGTTCTTCGACCCCAAGTACGCTTTCAAAGAGGTCGACGTACAAGTCAAAACTGTCAAGGATCTGGTTAACAATAAAAAGCCCAAG GCTGAAGGCTACATGGATGGCGAACTCATTCTGTACCACACTTTCTCAGCGACCGAATTCTTAAAAGCCGAAAACCCGGTCGATTTCTTGAGCAAAGCCAATGCG ATCACCTTTGATAACCCCGAGCTGGAATCACACCCCCTTACTTCACCAGAAATCAAAGAGTGCTGCTGCGATATTAAAGTCCTGGGCCGGAAGGAAATGCG TCTGCTCTTGTCATGGAGGTCCAAGCTGAGGAGGTTCCTGGCTAAAAAGCTGAGACAGGAAGCCAAGCACCTGGACCAGGAAATGAG TGATATTGAAGAGAAAGAAGGCAAGAAAAAGAGCgctgaaaagaaagaagagaagacTGCGgcggaagaggaggaagaggagatggAGCAGAAGCTGGCGGAGATGAAAGCTGAAGAGATCGCCGAACTCAGACG gaagaagaagaagctgCTGAAGGAGAAGCGGAAGCAGAGGGAGCGAGTGGAGATGAAGATGGATCTTCCCGGCGTCTCCATCGCTGAAACCACCGATTCCTCCATGTTTTCCCTCAGCGCCATCAAGAAGTCTCAG GGTCTGAGTGAGATCACACAGGGAGACATGAAGGGAGCCGACGCTTTAGTGGACGACCAGGAGGAGGACGACCTGCACATCTCTGATGTAGATGAGGACGAGCGGATGTCTCTGGCCTCTGACCTGGACTCAGACGACCTCGAGGAGATCGAGAAGAAAGAGAAGGAAATCGAGAAAAAGATGCCTAAGAAGAAAAA AGTTGCATTCGCTGCCAAGCCACAGGACGAAGGGGAAGAGAACGGTAACAAGTTAATTGTCGAACTGGAAGAAAAAGACGAGAAGAGAGAGCGCGAGACCAACATGTGGTTCAGCAAG GAGATCTTTGCTGAGCTGGATTTGGATGACGACACCGACGCCTTGAGCGAACTGAAACAAACCCAGCTGCTGCAGAGTGGAAAAGGCAAAAAGAGGAAAGCTGAAGAGGCAGAGCCTGTCGTGCAGAAACAGGAAGTCGCCGCCCCCTCACAGAAAGTGAATGTGGAAGAAGACAACAGTGACTCTGATGACGATGACAGCAGCGATGATGAAAA cGAAATTGCACGAATGAAACACGCCTCGGCAACTGTCGACGCGAGTGGAGAGATGGATGACGACAACTTTCAAGTTGTTTCTGTTGAAAAAATAA ACAAACGTGCGCGAATTCTCAATGCAGAAGGTCTGGCGCTCGGCGCTCAGATCGCGACGTCCAAAAAGCGTGAGCGAGATTTGATCGATGGCTCCTTCCACAG GTTTGCGAATTCTGAGGATATGACTGAAGTTCCAGCCTGGCTTGTTGACGATGAAAAGAAGCACCGGAAGAGGCCTGTTCCTGTCACCAAGGAAATGGTGGAGGAATACAAGCAGAAATGGCGGGAAATCAACGCACGGCCAGTCAGACGCGTCGCAGAGGCCAAAGCGCGCAAGAAGAGACGG ATGTTGAAGAAGATGGAGCAGGCCAAGAAGAAGGCCGAAGCTGTGGTAAACACGGTGGATATTTCAGAGCGAGAGAAGATGGCTCAGCTCAAGAG CATCTACAAGAAGGCCGGCGTGGGGAAGGAGAAGCGAGACCTCACGTACATCGTGGCTAAGAAGGGCGTGGGACGCAGGGTGCACCGTCCCGCTGGAGTCAAGGGCACTTTCCGCGTGGTGGACGGGAGGTTGAAGAAAGACACGAGAGCCGCACAGAGGAAGGACCAGAGGGGGCGTGGCCCTAAAGGAGGGCGTGGCCCTAAAGGAGGTCGGGGTCCTAAAGGAGGACGGGGCATGAAGGCAGGAAAAGGAAATGCGAAAAAGAAGTGA
- the lim2.2 gene encoding lens intrinsic membrane protein 2.2, with the protein MVFTLVGGASLCGAAALVLLVISTATDYWMQYRYSGNAANQGLWRFCINRKCHAHTLTVAFWDATRAFMLLSVLGCFIGVLLGISASKRPRSRRVRTGGIALLLSGFLALLALAIYTGMTVNFFGKRYIDWRFSWSYILGWLGIILAFAAGVVQLCAYQRSASEAAPASVSDS; encoded by the exons ATGGTGTTCACTCTGGTGGGAGGGGCCTCTCTGTGTGGGGCGGCGGCCCTCGTGCTCCTCGTCATCTCAACGGCTACTGACTATTGGATGCAGTATCGTTACTCGGGGAACGCAGCCAATCAGGGCCTCTGGAGGTTCTGCATCAATCGCAAGTGCCACGCCCACACGCTGACAGTGG CCTTCTGGGATGCCACGCGGGCCTTCATGCTGCTGTCAGTGCTGGGCTGTTTCATTGGAGTGCTTTTGGGCATCTCTGCGTCCAAACGGCCCCGGAGTCGACGGGTGCGGACCGGAGGAATCGCCCTGCTGCTGTCcg GATTTCTTGCGCTCTTGGCTTTGGCGATCTACACCGGCATGACCGTTAACTTCTTCGGCAAACGCTACATCGACTGGAGATTCTCGTGGTCCTATATCTTGGGTTGGCTCGGCATCATATTGGCTTTTGCAGCAG GCGTTGTGCAGCTCTGTGCGTATCAGAGGAGCGCCTCTGAAGCAGCACCTGCGAGCGTCTCTGACAGCTGA